In Mycobacterium sp. Aquia_216, a genomic segment contains:
- a CDS encoding MaoC family dehydratase N-terminal domain-containing protein, with product MGIDLSHIGRALPTTTLLVSRSRLRNFAKATGEKNPMYVDVDAARRAGHRDLPVPPTFFFAVELEAPDPFAIYAELGVELSDMLHGEQSFEYERMAYAGDELSSSGQISDIYAKKGGLLEFIVSDRTIVNQNGEIVARSRNTAIAQHRAEGDR from the coding sequence ATGGGGATCGACCTATCGCACATCGGCCGGGCACTTCCCACCACAACCCTGTTGGTCAGTCGAAGCCGACTTCGCAACTTCGCAAAAGCAACCGGCGAGAAAAACCCAATGTATGTCGACGTCGACGCCGCACGACGGGCGGGACACCGCGACCTACCGGTGCCGCCGACCTTCTTCTTCGCGGTCGAGCTTGAGGCGCCCGATCCATTCGCGATATATGCCGAGCTCGGAGTCGAACTCAGCGACATGTTGCACGGAGAACAGTCCTTTGAATATGAGCGCATGGCTTATGCCGGAGACGAGCTCAGTTCCTCCGGCCAGATCAGCGACATCTATGCAAAGAAAGGCGGGCTCCTCGAGTTCATCGTCTCCGACCGCACCATCGTCAACCAGAACGGCGAGATCGTGGCACGCAGTCGCAACACCGCAATCGCACAGCATCGAGCCGAGGGTGACAGATGA
- a CDS encoding MaoC/PaaZ C-terminal domain-containing protein: MSGAAALHEDGLTSQIHIDPISRTTLALFAGASGDHNPIHVDLDVAKAAGFDDVFAHGMLSMGYLGRLLTTIAPQERLRSYSTRFIAITPINAAPTCTATTIAVNDVNGEQHATLDLAVALADGTVTLRGTAVIAIP, encoded by the coding sequence ATGAGCGGCGCAGCAGCGTTGCACGAGGACGGGCTCACGTCGCAGATCCACATCGACCCGATCTCGCGAACGACCCTCGCCCTTTTCGCGGGAGCATCAGGAGACCACAACCCGATTCATGTGGACTTGGACGTCGCGAAGGCCGCCGGATTCGATGACGTCTTCGCGCACGGCATGCTGTCGATGGGGTACCTCGGCCGGCTGCTGACAACGATTGCCCCGCAGGAGCGATTACGGTCGTATTCAACGCGATTCATCGCGATCACGCCGATAAACGCCGCGCCCACCTGCACCGCGACGACGATCGCAGTCAACGATGTCAACGGCGAACAGCACGCGACACTGGACCTTGCGGTCGCCCTTGCTGACGGGACCGTCACACTACGCGGCACCGCGGTCATCGCGATCCCTTGA
- a CDS encoding cupin domain-containing protein — protein sequence MRYVHPVDEAEVLPTGHPGLQARLLSNQESAMIFDATVCDGGRAAGLHYHRRDQIYFQRYGTMTVQLGSDIHRIGPNTLVYIPAGLPHCNWNEGPGDEGHLEVIAPATQIGAPLAHMVETPDGVPPDWAPRSSATIVRAEDDRLADSAGGDRRHSLIGATTTGLVDVDYVEIAARTGWHDARIHQVDKHYFVLSGRLDFEIALTSESTGPNTLVSLPAGVPHRISNNGPAAARLLDVTTAAGESDILTDQPIRVSLFHSI from the coding sequence ATGCGCTATGTCCACCCAGTGGACGAAGCAGAGGTGCTGCCGACGGGCCATCCCGGCCTACAAGCGCGACTGCTGTCCAATCAGGAATCGGCGATGATCTTCGACGCCACGGTGTGCGATGGTGGTCGTGCGGCTGGTCTGCACTATCACCGGCGCGACCAGATCTACTTCCAGCGGTACGGAACCATGACGGTGCAGTTGGGCAGCGATATCCATCGGATCGGCCCAAATACGTTGGTGTACATCCCGGCAGGACTACCCCACTGCAACTGGAACGAAGGCCCCGGCGACGAAGGGCATCTCGAAGTCATTGCGCCAGCGACACAGATCGGTGCCCCGCTGGCGCACATGGTCGAGACGCCGGACGGGGTTCCTCCGGACTGGGCGCCACGCAGCTCTGCCACCATCGTGAGGGCAGAGGATGACCGGCTCGCCGACAGCGCCGGTGGCGATCGTCGACACAGCTTGATCGGGGCGACGACGACCGGGTTGGTCGACGTCGACTACGTCGAGATCGCAGCGCGAACGGGCTGGCATGACGCCCGCATTCATCAGGTCGACAAGCACTACTTCGTCCTTAGTGGACGCCTCGATTTCGAGATCGCCTTGACATCGGAGAGCACTGGGCCCAACACCCTGGTATCCCTGCCCGCAGGCGTACCGCATCGGATTTCTAACAACGGCCCAGCGGCCGCGCGGCTCCTCGACGTGACCACAGCGGCGGGTGAATCCGACATTCTCACCGACCAGCCCATTCGAGTTTCACTGTTTCACAGCATCTAA
- a CDS encoding SDR family NAD(P)-dependent oxidoreductase has product MGKIDGKTAIVSGSGRGIGRAIALKLAAEGANVVVNDLDAEPARAVVEEIVAAGGTAVACVGNVTSEEFPERFVGTATEHFGGLDIVINNAGYTWDAVIQKMTDEQWDAMIDIHLKAPFRILRAAQPVIAKAAKAEIEAGVSVYRKVVNVSSISGLCGNAGQVSYSSAKAGIVGMTRTLCKEWGRYNVNVNAVAFGLIRTRLTSSVTDGGTIDIEGRTIKVGVSTMVLEAAEKAIPLGRAGTPEEAAGSVVMFTYPEANYVSGQVLVTGGGFEQ; this is encoded by the coding sequence ATGGGCAAGATCGACGGAAAGACAGCCATTGTTTCGGGTTCCGGTCGGGGCATCGGGCGAGCGATTGCTCTGAAGCTTGCGGCCGAAGGCGCCAATGTTGTGGTTAACGACCTCGACGCGGAGCCAGCGCGCGCGGTCGTCGAGGAGATCGTCGCGGCGGGCGGCACTGCTGTGGCGTGTGTAGGCAATGTCACCTCCGAAGAATTCCCCGAGCGATTTGTGGGTACCGCGACCGAGCACTTCGGTGGTCTTGACATTGTTATCAACAATGCCGGATATACCTGGGATGCCGTGATTCAGAAGATGACCGATGAACAGTGGGATGCCATGATCGACATCCACTTAAAGGCTCCCTTCCGGATTCTTCGGGCCGCCCAGCCGGTGATCGCGAAGGCCGCCAAGGCTGAGATCGAGGCCGGAGTGTCCGTCTACCGGAAGGTTGTTAACGTCTCATCGATCTCCGGATTGTGCGGCAACGCGGGCCAGGTCAGCTACTCATCGGCGAAGGCCGGCATCGTGGGCATGACTCGCACACTCTGCAAAGAATGGGGCCGCTACAACGTCAACGTGAACGCGGTCGCATTTGGGCTTATTCGGACGCGGCTCACCTCGTCGGTCACCGACGGAGGCACCATCGACATCGAAGGACGCACGATCAAGGTGGGTGTCAGCACGATGGTGCTCGAGGCGGCCGAGAAAGCAATTCCACTGGGAAGAGCGGGTACTCCGGAGGAAGCTGCCGGATCCGTCGTGATGTTCACTTACCCCGAAGCCAACTACGTCAGCGGTCAGGTACTGGTAACCGGCGGCGGTTTCGAACAGTGA
- a CDS encoding enoyl-CoA hydratase/isomerase family protein, with the protein MSYDEGQEARDFGDVIALPPRDGVGTVVLNRPQMLNAVREATFVGLRDAARWLAGSADCGAVVLRGAGRAFCAGLDLKGGLTGAEPGDRTALMYRAVGAGAEAVATLREIPQPVVAAVRGAAIGAGLSLAVAADLRVCASDARFGAPFVHVGMSAGDLGLSWLLPRIIGTAKATSILLQGGSLSSAEARQVGLVNEVAEDPDERAVELAHALADQPRLATAMTKLMLNNAHSNGFREHLSAEVAGQVVGSMTQEHAAALAALTTRQGSPSE; encoded by the coding sequence ATGTCGTACGACGAAGGCCAGGAAGCAAGGGATTTCGGCGATGTCATCGCGCTACCGCCCCGCGACGGCGTCGGCACGGTGGTGCTCAATCGCCCGCAAATGCTCAACGCGGTTCGCGAGGCGACGTTCGTCGGCTTGCGTGACGCGGCGCGCTGGCTGGCGGGATCAGCCGATTGTGGTGCCGTCGTCCTGCGGGGCGCCGGCCGCGCGTTCTGCGCGGGACTCGATCTCAAGGGTGGGCTCACGGGCGCCGAACCGGGCGATCGCACGGCACTGATGTATCGCGCCGTCGGCGCAGGCGCGGAGGCCGTTGCTACGTTGCGCGAGATTCCGCAGCCCGTCGTCGCCGCGGTCAGGGGAGCGGCCATCGGCGCAGGCCTATCCCTGGCTGTCGCTGCCGACTTGCGAGTGTGTGCCTCGGATGCCCGGTTCGGAGCGCCTTTCGTCCACGTCGGAATGAGCGCTGGCGACCTCGGTCTGTCATGGCTGTTGCCCCGTATCATCGGCACGGCGAAAGCCACATCGATTCTCCTGCAAGGTGGTTCACTGTCTTCCGCGGAGGCCCGCCAGGTGGGTCTGGTGAACGAGGTAGCCGAGGATCCTGACGAGCGGGCGGTGGAGCTTGCCCATGCGCTAGCCGATCAGCCCCGGCTCGCGACGGCGATGACAAAGTTGATGCTGAACAACGCACATTCCAATGGATTCCGCGAGCATCTCAGCGCTGAAGTGGCGGGCCAGGTCGTCGGTTCGATGACGCAGGAGCACGCGGCAGCACTGGCGGCACTAACGACACGTCAAGGCAGTCCGTCGGAGTAG
- a CDS encoding TetR/AcrR family transcriptional regulator — MAQSRGPARKSTKAATRRVEILRVATRLFLEKGYEATSLQDIADEVGLLKGSLYYYISEKEDLLYAILEDMYATSRAAMAEISSLEVGALVKIRRICVAHVLNVLRNRDQVTIFFRDFGVLSEERVREISAQRDRYAKGFAALLKAAQAEAVVCPDVNVKLSSGSILGMLNMVHEWYPYSDETRAMRLAEEIADLVVASLRCDGKTHRPGHRRHAATA; from the coding sequence ATGGCACAAAGCCGAGGACCGGCGCGGAAATCGACAAAGGCGGCCACCAGGCGCGTCGAGATCCTCCGGGTCGCCACCCGACTGTTCCTGGAGAAGGGCTACGAGGCGACCAGCCTTCAAGATATTGCCGACGAGGTCGGACTGCTGAAAGGCAGCCTTTATTACTACATTTCGGAGAAGGAAGATCTCCTCTACGCGATCCTGGAAGACATGTATGCCACCAGTCGTGCGGCCATGGCGGAAATCAGCAGCCTCGAGGTCGGGGCATTGGTCAAGATTCGCCGCATTTGTGTGGCGCACGTGCTTAACGTCCTGCGCAATCGCGATCAAGTGACGATCTTCTTCAGGGACTTTGGCGTGCTATCCGAGGAGCGTGTGCGCGAAATCTCGGCCCAGCGAGACCGGTACGCAAAGGGTTTCGCTGCGCTGCTCAAAGCCGCGCAGGCGGAGGCGGTCGTGTGCCCCGACGTCAACGTCAAGCTGTCGTCCGGCTCCATCCTCGGCATGTTGAACATGGTTCACGAGTGGTACCCGTACTCCGACGAAACGCGCGCGATGCGTCTAGCCGAAGAGATCGCCGATCTGGTGGTGGCCTCGCTGCGTTGCGACGGCAAGACGCACCGGCCTGGACACCGGAGGCACGCAGCCACCGCTTGA
- a CDS encoding lipid-transfer protein — translation MATNVLVAGVGMIPFTKPGRSATYSEMGEQAARAALADAAVDYSLVQQAYVGFVYGDSTCGQAALYGIGQTAIPIVNVNNNCSTGSSALWLAQQAISSGIIDCALALGFEQMVPGALGAVYSDRPYPLSRMESIRDELQGVDTQAPPAAQFFGGAGQAYADEFGIDPKVFAEISVKARKHAANNPNAVFRDPVTVEEVLASPHIWGPLTRLQCCPPTCGAAAAVLCSAEFARKHGLDADVRIAGQSLTTDTPSVFSSNDMRKVIGADMASTAARSAYEASGISPEDIRVVELHDCFTTNELLAYELLELTPVGTAEKFIRDGDNTYGGRVVTNPSGGLLSKGHPLGATGLAQCAELVWQLRGQAGGRQVEGANVALQHNLGLGGACVVTIYERIDG, via the coding sequence ATGGCAACGAACGTTCTTGTCGCTGGGGTGGGAATGATCCCGTTCACCAAGCCCGGCCGCAGCGCTACGTACTCAGAGATGGGTGAGCAGGCGGCGCGCGCCGCGTTGGCCGACGCGGCCGTTGACTACTCGTTGGTCCAGCAGGCTTACGTTGGCTTCGTCTACGGTGACTCCACGTGTGGGCAAGCTGCGCTGTATGGCATTGGCCAGACGGCGATTCCGATTGTCAACGTTAACAACAACTGCTCGACGGGATCATCGGCACTATGGCTGGCGCAACAGGCGATCAGCAGCGGCATCATCGACTGCGCGCTGGCTTTGGGATTCGAGCAGATGGTGCCAGGAGCTCTCGGCGCCGTCTACTCTGACCGGCCCTACCCGCTGTCTCGCATGGAGTCGATTCGCGACGAGTTGCAGGGCGTGGATACCCAGGCCCCGCCAGCCGCACAGTTCTTCGGTGGCGCTGGACAGGCATACGCCGACGAGTTCGGTATCGACCCGAAAGTGTTCGCCGAGATCTCGGTGAAGGCGCGTAAGCACGCGGCCAACAATCCTAATGCGGTCTTCCGCGACCCGGTCACCGTGGAGGAGGTTTTGGCGTCACCGCACATCTGGGGCCCGCTCACTCGCCTGCAGTGCTGCCCGCCGACCTGCGGTGCGGCCGCGGCCGTGCTGTGCAGCGCCGAGTTCGCCCGCAAGCACGGCCTCGACGCGGACGTGCGGATCGCCGGGCAGAGCCTGACGACCGACACACCGAGCGTCTTCTCATCCAACGACATGCGCAAGGTGATCGGTGCGGATATGGCCAGTACCGCAGCGCGTTCGGCGTACGAAGCGTCGGGAATCTCGCCCGAGGACATCCGGGTGGTCGAATTGCACGACTGTTTCACCACCAACGAACTACTCGCCTACGAGCTGCTCGAACTGACCCCCGTCGGCACCGCAGAGAAGTTCATCCGTGATGGCGACAACACCTACGGCGGTCGAGTTGTCACCAACCCGTCCGGCGGTCTGCTGTCAAAGGGTCATCCGTTGGGGGCCACCGGTCTCGCGCAATGCGCCGAACTCGTCTGGCAGCTGCGGGGTCAAGCCGGCGGTCGCCAAGTCGAAGGAGCGAATGTCGCGCTGCAACACAACCTCGGACTCGGTGGAGCGTGCGTCGTCACCATCTACGAGCGCATTGACGGCTGA
- a CDS encoding 2OG-Fe(II) oxygenase, translating to MSTVTAAANGSGGLLELADLPIDLTGLPGRGTLSAILDGHIRMAHLPGMLRPEYCTAILDALADVSYQNYASVQGLAKTDSAQFFKFGPTAHYGFDSEPNGVENYFTEAAAADADLRSRFARANIADPLHVMKQILGYLWGGPAEVATEGDRSYFAGVVRSLTAGAGPHTDNARRTPQLSIGKTTAQGSILFYLKMPTEGGGVRVFNKRHPTPEPFDGLGWRGVAGYQYEGVTPAAGDVVIIPSTNVHSVDPVTGEGDRITISTFFGPMPDGRLVLWS from the coding sequence ATGTCAACAGTCACGGCCGCCGCCAACGGCTCGGGCGGCCTGCTGGAATTGGCTGACCTGCCAATCGATTTGACGGGGCTGCCGGGTCGGGGGACGCTGTCGGCGATCCTTGACGGACACATCCGAATGGCACACCTGCCCGGCATGCTGCGCCCCGAATACTGCACGGCCATCCTGGACGCCCTTGCCGACGTCAGCTACCAGAACTACGCGTCGGTGCAGGGGCTTGCCAAGACGGACTCCGCACAGTTCTTCAAGTTCGGGCCCACCGCACATTATGGTTTCGATAGTGAGCCCAATGGCGTGGAGAACTATTTCACCGAGGCCGCCGCGGCAGACGCTGACCTACGAAGCCGCTTCGCCCGCGCCAATATTGCTGATCCACTTCACGTCATGAAGCAGATCCTGGGCTACCTCTGGGGCGGCCCCGCCGAAGTGGCCACGGAAGGCGACCGCAGTTATTTCGCCGGAGTCGTGCGCTCCCTCACTGCCGGCGCCGGCCCCCACACCGACAACGCCCGGCGCACCCCTCAACTCTCCATCGGCAAGACCACCGCCCAAGGCTCAATCTTGTTCTACCTCAAAATGCCAACCGAGGGCGGCGGCGTGCGCGTCTTCAACAAACGACACCCCACGCCGGAACCGTTCGACGGGCTTGGATGGCGCGGTGTCGCGGGCTACCAATACGAGGGCGTTACGCCGGCTGCCGGCGACGTTGTAATCATCCCGAGTACCAACGTGCACTCTGTCGATCCCGTCACTGGTGAGGGTGACCGGATCACCATCTCCACTTTCTTCGGCCCGATGCCCGATGGCCGACTCGTGCTCTGGTCATGA
- a CDS encoding 2Fe-2S iron-sulfur cluster-binding protein: MTIETQTLHRLTTVDEVEAIIGRPPSVVLAKELDHLDSGCEEILAHSPVAGVGYLAGPDACPVSTYVGGVAGFAEVLNPNRISLPFPDGYDPPQQNTGISFVFLLPGVGEVLRLNGRVLRSGPSAVINVEQAFVHCAKAIHRSGLWNTPESNKVDGNSTIEEGGPTTLDNPAVASFFAASPFFVVSTWAGDLSSDTSPRGDSPGFIQILDANTIAIPDRKGNKRADTFHNLVENDRISLAVLVPGSNAVLHIRGTGYMSDAPDLLATMMLKGTSPHAALIIKVSDVEFHSNTAIFKSDLWHLSSHAADEMPNMMALASKHVVIMADRAKGRSALGIAFGVLAKYPRLAKAVADLTYKSELTGEGYPSPGSVPELISPTVVGAERPSGGWFRRLLARRRVTRRNDTAAGSAIDLQDVNVVDVIHETASATTLVFENQSRTAFDFKAGQFFTISAQVGKRTIRRAYSASCAPGGQRCALTIKQVTDGSMSTYLNTKVKPGDRLQIMGPSGNFCIPNPNSAPPELVLIAVGSGITPIMSILRTMMTETTDTRVALIYGNRTEDDIIFAAALAELCARYPDRLVVRHVLTKPSPAWTGATGRLDEEGLRRELSGLAIGPDSHYYICGPEAVMEGARRALIDDGVTESRIHRERFVRAVDDLDVRGLAPQTMVVDSGGTQLASLTVEPGSSLLQAGLAARLPMPYSCTVGNCGDCMVKLLDGEVAMGEPNCLEPEQRSNGYILACIAKPRSPVRIEIIDE; the protein is encoded by the coding sequence GTGACTATTGAGACCCAAACCCTGCATCGATTGACGACGGTCGACGAAGTCGAGGCCATTATCGGCCGTCCTCCCAGCGTTGTGCTGGCGAAGGAACTCGATCACCTCGACAGTGGATGCGAAGAAATCCTCGCTCACTCGCCGGTCGCGGGTGTGGGATACCTCGCCGGTCCCGATGCCTGTCCCGTGTCTACCTATGTCGGCGGCGTGGCGGGGTTCGCCGAGGTCTTGAACCCCAACAGGATCTCCCTCCCCTTTCCGGACGGTTACGACCCACCGCAGCAGAACACCGGCATATCTTTCGTGTTCCTACTTCCGGGAGTAGGTGAGGTTCTTCGGTTGAACGGTCGGGTCCTGCGGTCGGGCCCGTCGGCAGTTATCAACGTTGAACAAGCCTTCGTTCACTGCGCTAAAGCTATCCACCGGTCCGGCTTATGGAACACTCCCGAATCCAACAAAGTCGATGGCAATTCGACAATCGAGGAGGGCGGCCCCACCACGCTCGATAATCCGGCGGTCGCCAGCTTCTTCGCGGCTTCCCCGTTCTTCGTGGTGTCGACATGGGCGGGTGATCTGTCCAGCGACACGAGTCCGCGGGGCGACAGCCCCGGGTTCATCCAGATACTCGACGCCAACACAATTGCCATTCCGGACCGAAAAGGCAACAAGCGGGCGGACACATTTCACAACCTCGTCGAGAACGATCGGATATCCTTGGCGGTGCTGGTTCCCGGCAGCAATGCCGTACTGCACATTCGCGGTACTGGGTACATGTCAGATGCACCGGACTTGCTGGCAACCATGATGCTGAAGGGCACTAGCCCCCATGCCGCACTTATCATCAAGGTAAGCGACGTCGAGTTCCACTCCAACACAGCGATTTTCAAGTCGGACCTCTGGCATCTCTCTTCACATGCAGCCGATGAGATGCCCAACATGATGGCTCTCGCGTCCAAGCACGTGGTCATCATGGCGGACCGGGCAAAGGGCCGATCAGCGCTCGGCATCGCTTTCGGCGTACTGGCCAAATATCCCCGCCTCGCAAAGGCAGTCGCCGACCTTACCTACAAGTCAGAGCTGACGGGCGAGGGGTACCCTAGCCCAGGTTCTGTTCCAGAACTCATCTCGCCCACTGTCGTTGGTGCCGAAAGGCCCAGTGGAGGATGGTTCAGGCGGCTTCTTGCACGTCGTCGCGTGACACGACGCAACGACACCGCCGCCGGATCTGCAATTGATCTCCAAGACGTGAATGTGGTGGATGTGATCCACGAGACCGCTTCTGCTACAACGCTCGTGTTCGAGAACCAGTCGAGGACCGCATTCGACTTCAAGGCTGGGCAGTTCTTCACCATCTCGGCCCAGGTCGGCAAAAGGACGATACGGCGCGCGTATTCGGCCTCGTGCGCGCCCGGTGGTCAGCGGTGCGCTCTGACGATCAAGCAGGTGACCGACGGCTCGATGTCCACGTACCTCAACACGAAGGTGAAGCCCGGCGACCGCCTGCAAATCATGGGGCCATCGGGGAACTTCTGCATCCCGAACCCGAATTCGGCGCCTCCGGAACTCGTTCTCATCGCCGTGGGTAGCGGTATCACACCGATCATGAGCATCCTGCGCACGATGATGACCGAAACCACGGATACCCGGGTGGCACTCATCTACGGCAACCGCACAGAAGACGACATCATCTTCGCCGCCGCCCTCGCCGAATTGTGCGCCAGGTACCCCGACCGTTTGGTCGTTCGCCACGTACTTACCAAGCCGTCGCCGGCGTGGACAGGGGCGACGGGCCGACTCGACGAGGAAGGCCTGCGACGAGAACTGAGCGGCCTTGCCATCGGCCCGGATAGCCACTATTACATCTGCGGTCCGGAGGCCGTGATGGAGGGCGCCAGGCGTGCGCTGATCGATGACGGCGTGACGGAGAGCCGTATTCACCGCGAGCGGTTCGTTCGGGCGGTTGACGATCTCGACGTCCGTGGCCTCGCTCCCCAGACGATGGTCGTCGACTCCGGCGGCACGCAGCTGGCGAGCCTGACCGTTGAACCTGGCAGCAGCTTGCTTCAGGCAGGTCTCGCGGCCCGACTGCCGATGCCTTACTCGTGCACCGTCGGCAATTGTGGCGATTGCATGGTGAAACTCCTCGATGGGGAAGTCGCCATGGGCGAGCCGAATTGCCTAGAACCCGAACAACGCTCGAATGGATACATCTTGGCGTGCATCGCAAAGCCGCGCTCGCCGGTGCGCATCGAGATTATCGACGAGTAG
- a CDS encoding enoyl-CoA hydratase: MVLARPQVRNAQSPELLYALDDALVAACAAEAVRVIILAADGPDFSSGHDLSAQFRLPRGGVATVPSNLDDGGLAGHYAFECEAYLGLCQRWRDLPKPTIAQVQGRVIAGGLMLVWPLDIVIAAQSATFSDPVTAFGVNGVEYFAHVWELGHRKAREILFTGRALTATEAQDCGMVNHVVPQEDLEAFTLDMAREIAERSPLALRLAKESVNACLDAQGHAAGIRSAFLLHTIGHGANLAKYGSIIDPNGAAAIRKRR, encoded by the coding sequence GTGGTCTTGGCACGCCCGCAGGTTCGCAACGCACAGAGCCCGGAGCTGCTCTACGCCCTGGATGATGCATTGGTTGCCGCATGTGCCGCAGAGGCCGTGCGCGTCATCATCCTGGCAGCGGACGGCCCGGATTTCTCCTCTGGGCATGACCTTTCGGCGCAGTTCCGGTTGCCGCGCGGCGGTGTGGCCACCGTGCCGTCGAATCTCGACGATGGTGGACTCGCCGGCCACTACGCATTCGAATGCGAAGCGTATCTGGGCTTATGCCAGCGCTGGCGCGACCTCCCCAAACCGACGATCGCGCAAGTTCAAGGCCGTGTCATCGCCGGCGGCTTGATGCTCGTCTGGCCGCTGGACATTGTGATCGCAGCGCAATCGGCAACGTTCAGTGACCCGGTGACTGCCTTCGGCGTCAACGGCGTTGAGTACTTTGCGCACGTATGGGAGCTCGGACATCGCAAGGCTCGGGAGATCCTATTCACCGGCCGTGCTTTGACCGCTACCGAAGCTCAGGACTGTGGCATGGTTAACCACGTTGTCCCGCAAGAGGACTTAGAAGCGTTCACCCTGGACATGGCACGCGAGATCGCGGAGCGGTCGCCCTTGGCGCTGCGCTTGGCCAAGGAGAGCGTGAATGCGTGCCTGGATGCCCAAGGGCATGCGGCAGGCATCCGAAGTGCCTTCTTGCTGCACACCATTGGGCATGGCGCGAACCTGGCAAAATACGGATCGATCATTGACCCGAACGGCGCGGCAGCGATCCGCAAGCGCCGCTAA
- a CDS encoding acyl-CoA dehydrogenase family protein, translated as MRSWVDDEVQALGQLADQYLAANVTPYQEQWDTDKQVSREVWREAGRLGLLLCSIPEQYGGGGGTFAHELAVMEAQGRAFDWAWGNIVHSGIVAHYILTFGTEEQRHRWLPRMATGELVSAIAMTEPDAGSDLKLMTTRADRRGDRYVINGAKTFISNGATADLVLVAAKTDPRAGARGISLIMVEVNECDGFARGRVLDKLGQHGADTSELHFTDATVSEANLLGGVEGRGFAQLMEQLAQERLCIAVMCAAAMERAVADTATYVKSRRAFGGSIFDLQNTRFVLAEALTTARVSRAFVDECVTDHLAGRLSAQKAAMAKWWLTDRQFKLFDDCIQLLGGYGYMREYPLARAFIDSRVQRVYGGANEVMKDLIAREI; from the coding sequence ATGCGTTCATGGGTAGATGATGAAGTCCAGGCATTGGGTCAGCTCGCCGACCAGTATCTGGCTGCGAACGTCACCCCCTACCAGGAGCAATGGGATACCGATAAGCAGGTGTCGCGCGAGGTATGGCGCGAAGCCGGCAGATTGGGCTTGCTGCTCTGCTCCATACCGGAGCAGTACGGGGGCGGTGGAGGAACATTCGCCCACGAGCTCGCCGTCATGGAGGCCCAGGGCCGTGCCTTTGACTGGGCTTGGGGCAATATCGTGCATAGCGGGATCGTCGCGCACTACATTCTGACGTTCGGCACCGAGGAGCAGCGGCATCGGTGGCTGCCCCGGATGGCCACCGGTGAGCTCGTCAGCGCCATCGCGATGACCGAACCCGACGCGGGGTCGGATCTGAAATTGATGACTACTCGGGCCGATCGCCGAGGGGATCGATACGTCATCAATGGCGCCAAGACGTTCATATCCAACGGTGCCACAGCCGATCTCGTTCTCGTCGCGGCGAAAACCGACCCACGGGCCGGCGCACGGGGAATTTCGCTAATCATGGTCGAGGTGAACGAGTGCGACGGTTTCGCCCGTGGCCGCGTCCTTGACAAGCTGGGGCAGCACGGCGCCGACACGTCTGAGTTGCACTTCACGGATGCGACCGTGTCCGAAGCCAATCTGCTGGGAGGGGTAGAGGGCCGCGGATTCGCGCAACTCATGGAACAGCTAGCGCAAGAGCGGCTGTGCATCGCAGTGATGTGTGCGGCGGCCATGGAACGCGCAGTGGCGGACACCGCAACGTACGTCAAATCTCGCAGGGCTTTCGGCGGCTCCATCTTCGACCTTCAGAACACCAGATTCGTATTGGCCGAAGCGCTTACTACCGCCAGGGTGAGTCGCGCCTTTGTCGACGAATGCGTGACAGATCACCTGGCCGGGCGGCTCAGCGCACAGAAGGCTGCCATGGCGAAGTGGTGGCTGACCGACCGTCAGTTCAAACTGTTCGACGACTGCATCCAGCTGCTTGGCGGGTATGGCTACATGCGGGAGTACCCGCTGGCTCGCGCCTTCATCGATTCCCGAGTGCAGCGCGTCTACGGGGGCGCCAACGAAGTGATGAAGGACCTCATCGCTCGCGAGATCTGA